One region of Chitinophaga varians genomic DNA includes:
- a CDS encoding chloride channel protein, giving the protein MQALLNAILVGIIAKGLVLLISLITNLSFYGQFSFEERGPAGHHLGWVVVLVPVIGSLIVGVMARFGSKAIRGHGIPEAMENIILNESRIPPVITLLKPLSAAISIGTGGPFGAEGPIIATGGALGSFTGQVIHISSAERKVLLAAGACAGMSAIFGSPLAAILLAIELLLFEFSPRSVIPVALSCIAGAGMHLLMFGNDPVFAMPPIPAVSDMALVTYVLMGAAIGVVAALVSRSVYWVEDMFELLPVHWMWWPAIGAVAVGVIGYFAPHTMGVGYDNIKTLLTGEVTLALMLSLCVLKYLSWVISLGSGTSGGTLAPLFTIGGALGAMMGVAVLQLFPGSGINLATAALIGMAAMFAGASRALLTAIVFALETTGQPHGLLPLIGACTTAYFVSFFLMKGSIMTEKIRRRGIHAPEEYIPDVMQQINAAMVAVQPELSVKDTFTVAQVNILLDNHAYYQQHLLVTDADGRFAGYLDRQQLAAADENMAIAHLVSRTAPFLLPNDDINMVAQMLEKYQLSVLAVIEDHQLKGMVTAAAIMHTYSERQLASARYHSAFFGNTRLLRLMARGKRLLVR; this is encoded by the coding sequence ATGCAAGCCTTGCTCAACGCCATACTGGTAGGCATTATAGCCAAAGGGTTGGTATTATTGATCAGTTTGATCACCAACCTGTCTTTTTACGGACAGTTTTCCTTTGAAGAGCGGGGCCCTGCCGGTCATCACCTGGGCTGGGTAGTGGTATTGGTGCCTGTCATCGGTAGCCTTATTGTGGGTGTCATGGCGCGTTTTGGCAGCAAAGCGATCCGCGGGCACGGTATCCCCGAAGCGATGGAGAACATTATTTTGAATGAAAGCCGGATACCGCCGGTGATCACCCTGCTGAAGCCGTTGTCTGCCGCCATTTCCATAGGCACGGGCGGCCCTTTTGGTGCGGAAGGCCCTATCATTGCCACAGGTGGCGCACTAGGGTCGTTTACCGGCCAGGTGATCCATATTTCTTCCGCAGAGCGGAAAGTATTGCTAGCAGCGGGCGCCTGTGCGGGCATGTCTGCTATCTTCGGCAGTCCGCTCGCAGCCATCCTGCTGGCGATAGAACTGTTGTTGTTTGAATTTTCCCCCCGCTCGGTGATTCCGGTGGCATTGTCCTGTATTGCAGGTGCAGGCATGCACCTGTTGATGTTCGGTAATGACCCGGTATTTGCGATGCCGCCTATTCCGGCGGTATCTGACATGGCGCTGGTGACTTATGTGCTGATGGGCGCTGCTATCGGTGTAGTGGCAGCGCTGGTGTCCCGTTCTGTGTATTGGGTGGAGGACATGTTTGAGCTCCTGCCTGTTCATTGGATGTGGTGGCCGGCTATTGGCGCCGTAGCGGTGGGTGTGATTGGTTATTTCGCGCCGCATACCATGGGTGTTGGATATGATAATATCAAGACGCTGTTGACCGGTGAGGTGACCTTAGCCCTCATGTTATCGCTTTGTGTGTTGAAATATCTGTCATGGGTGATCTCTTTGGGCAGCGGCACTTCTGGTGGTACGCTGGCGCCGTTGTTCACCATTGGTGGCGCGCTGGGCGCAATGATGGGCGTAGCGGTGCTACAGCTTTTTCCGGGCAGTGGCATCAACCTGGCTACGGCCGCGTTGATTGGTATGGCGGCCATGTTTGCGGGCGCATCGCGCGCGTTGCTGACGGCTATTGTATTTGCGCTGGAAACAACCGGGCAACCGCATGGACTGCTGCCTTTGATCGGTGCATGTACCACCGCTTACTTTGTTTCTTTCTTTTTGATGAAAGGGTCTATTATGACAGAGAAGATCCGCCGACGGGGCATCCATGCGCCGGAAGAATACATTCCCGATGTGATGCAGCAGATAAACGCCGCTATGGTAGCGGTGCAGCCGGAGCTGTCCGTGAAAGACACCTTTACCGTAGCACAGGTGAACATCCTGCTGGACAACCACGCCTACTATCAGCAGCACCTGCTGGTAACGGACGCTGACGGCCGTTTTGCAGGTTATCTTGACCGTCAGCAGTTGGCGGCGGCAGATGAAAATATGGCTATTGCGCATCTGGTGTCCCGTACGGCGCCGTTCCTGTTGCCTAATGATGATATAAACATGGTGGCGCAGATGCTGGAGAAATATCAGCTCAGCGTGTTGGCCGTTATAGAAGACCATCAGCTGAAGGGCATGGTGACTGCGGCTGCTATCATGCATACCTACAGTGAAAGACAGCTGGCATCAGCGAGGTATCACTCCGCCTTTTTCGGCAACACCCGGTTGTTGCGCCTGATGGCGCGTGGAAAACGGCTGCTGGTGAGATGA
- a CDS encoding class I SAM-dependent methyltransferase gives MTNRLKVPSTARLVLEQAIRLYTSPLEKAYVNAIDFSEISRLSRDLTRAYPPIADTVYYRKLAVREVIRQSMDQHPVLQVLILGAGLDPLSLYLLEHYPGRTSRIVEVDNGYIEEKKKIYEEILHITGPLHFLRCDLTDTVLLEAMLKQAGYVPDEPAIIVFEGVIHYISNESFVQMMQLLVTPQQHHLGVLDFSLALEEVPDNFLVYHRNTVKVIETHLNSIPNLNTRQQIRDLVARFGRLEYFEPLCDTERKFTGTNRAFHQPGHGIVEMAVFSL, from the coding sequence ATGACCAACAGGTTAAAAGTTCCCTCAACAGCAAGGCTCGTGCTGGAGCAGGCTATCAGATTGTATACCAGCCCGCTCGAAAAAGCCTATGTCAACGCGATTGATTTCAGTGAGATCAGCCGGCTCTCGCGCGACCTGACCCGCGCTTATCCGCCGATAGCCGATACCGTTTACTACCGCAAACTGGCCGTCCGCGAAGTGATACGACAAAGCATGGACCAACATCCCGTGCTGCAGGTGCTGATCCTTGGCGCGGGACTGGACCCGCTGTCGCTCTACCTGCTGGAACATTATCCCGGCCGGACCAGCCGTATCGTGGAGGTAGACAACGGGTATATCGAAGAGAAGAAAAAAATCTATGAGGAAATATTACATATAACAGGACCGCTGCATTTCCTTCGGTGCGACCTTACCGATACTGTTTTGCTGGAGGCTATGTTGAAACAGGCAGGGTATGTGCCCGACGAACCCGCCATTATCGTTTTTGAAGGTGTCATTCATTACATCAGCAACGAATCTTTTGTGCAGATGATGCAACTGCTGGTCACGCCCCAACAGCACCATCTGGGCGTACTGGATTTTTCACTGGCACTGGAGGAAGTACCAGACAATTTTCTGGTCTATCACCGCAATACGGTGAAGGTGATAGAAACACATCTCAACAGCATCCCCAATCTCAATACCCGTCAACAGATACGGGACCTGGTGGCCCGTTTTGGCCGGCTGGAGTATTTCGAGCCATTATGCGACACAGAGCGGAAATTCACCGGTACCAACCGGGCTTTTCATCAGCCCGGACACGGCATTGTGGAAATGGCTGTTTTCAGTTTATAG